In the genome of Massilibacillus massiliensis, one region contains:
- the ahpC gene encoding alkyl hydroperoxide reductase subunit C, translating to MSLIGTEVQPFTAQAYKNGSFVEVTEADLKGKWSVICFYPADFTFVCPTELEDLQNHYTALQELGVEVYSVSTDTHFTHKAWHDTSDAIRKITYAMIGDPSHTLARNFDVLIESQGLADRGTFIIDPDGIIQAVEINAGGIGRDASTLLNKIKAAQYIRKNPKEVCPAKWKEGSATLKPSLDLVGKI from the coding sequence ATGTCATTAATTGGTACAGAAGTACAACCATTCACAGCGCAAGCTTATAAAAACGGCTCCTTTGTTGAAGTAACAGAAGCCGACCTTAAGGGAAAATGGAGCGTGATCTGCTTCTATCCGGCCGATTTTACATTTGTATGCCCTACAGAACTTGAGGACCTGCAAAATCATTATACAGCATTACAAGAATTAGGAGTTGAAGTATATTCCGTGTCCACGGATACGCACTTCACACACAAAGCTTGGCATGACACATCAGATGCAATTCGCAAAATTACGTATGCAATGATCGGTGATCCATCTCACACATTGGCTAGAAATTTCGACGTATTGATCGAAAGCCAAGGGCTGGCAGACCGTGGTACTTTTATCATAGATCCTGATGGAATCATTCAAGCAGTTGAAATCAATGCAGGTGGTATTGGGCGTGACGCCAGCACCCTGCTCAATAAAATTAAAGCGGCACAATATATCCGCAAAAATCCGAAAGAAGTCTGCCCTGCCAAATGGAAAGAAGGTTCAGCAACACTGAAACCTAGTCTTGATTTGGTCGGCAAGATTTAA
- a CDS encoding DUF2167 domain-containing protein: MKKFLRILLGSIFMVLFVSSTVLAANAANENEVNRALDAAERVQQSGPKEIKLKDQAVINLPKGFIFIPQPEAGKLLSAWGNPNSKDLLGMIFSENQQDDYMVVVKYYSEGFIKDDDAKNWDVEELFDSLKEGTEEGNKERVKKGIPELEIIGWVQEPKYDATKKQLVWALSAQDKGTKATLAEQSINYNTYVLGREGYLTMNLVTSVDKIELYKPQIAKLLDSTTFVEGKKYTDFNSSTDKVAEYGLATLVAGVAAKKLGFFALIAAFALKWIKVLIVAGAGLGALILKFVGKKKKDQEEPEEAVEEITTAQDTVSAETELIKETDETPSEETKQKIESEKEPKA, from the coding sequence TTGAAGAAGTTTTTACGTATTTTATTGGGTAGTATTTTCATGGTTTTATTTGTTTCATCTACAGTATTGGCGGCAAATGCAGCGAATGAAAATGAAGTGAACAGGGCACTTGATGCTGCAGAAAGAGTACAGCAGAGTGGCCCGAAAGAAATAAAATTAAAGGATCAAGCAGTGATCAATTTACCAAAGGGGTTTATTTTCATACCACAGCCAGAAGCTGGAAAACTTTTATCTGCATGGGGGAATCCGAATTCTAAGGATCTCTTAGGTATGATTTTTTCTGAAAATCAACAAGATGATTATATGGTTGTAGTAAAGTATTATTCCGAAGGCTTTATTAAAGATGATGATGCAAAAAATTGGGATGTTGAAGAATTATTTGATAGTTTGAAAGAAGGAACAGAAGAAGGAAATAAAGAAAGAGTAAAAAAAGGAATTCCTGAATTAGAAATTATCGGCTGGGTGCAAGAACCTAAATATGATGCAACAAAAAAACAGCTGGTATGGGCTTTATCGGCACAAGATAAAGGTACGAAGGCTACTTTAGCAGAGCAAAGTATTAACTATAATACATATGTTTTAGGCCGAGAAGGTTATTTAACAATGAATTTGGTGACAAGTGTGGACAAGATTGAGCTTTATAAACCACAAATTGCAAAATTGTTAGATAGCACAACGTTTGTAGAAGGAAAGAAATATACAGATTTCAATTCATCTACAGATAAAGTTGCGGAATATGGATTGGCAACTTTGGTTGCAGGTGTGGCTGCAAAAAAATTAGGCTTTTTTGCATTGATTGCGGCATTTGCATTAAAATGGATTAAAGTATTAATTGTTGCAGGGGCTGGGCTTGGCGCATTAATTTTAAAGTTTGTTGGCAAAAAGAAAAAGGACCAAGAAGAACCGGAAGAGGCAGTTGAAGAGATTACCACAGCGCAGGATACGGTATCGGCAGAAACAGAGCTGATAAAAGAAACAGATGAAACCCCATCAGAAGAGACAAAACAAAAAATAGAATCTGAAAAGGAACCAAAAGCATAA
- a CDS encoding site-2 protease family protein: protein MVLSVVTYAFIYGWKYAVGLVGLIFIHEMGHYLAAKQKGLDVGAPVFIPFVGAWIALKEMPRDAETEAYVGFGGPLLGTIGALLCYFAAREWNNTLLLAISYSGFFINLFNLIPIPPLDGGRITGVLSPRLWLLGLPILVAVFIYHPNPLLIFIAILAIPQVWKTFKDKENAESEAYYCVSLEAKFMYGTYYLALIIFLAMMVDGVHQLLPAR, encoded by the coding sequence ATGGTACTGTCTGTAGTGACGTATGCATTTATTTATGGCTGGAAGTATGCAGTAGGTTTAGTAGGTCTTATTTTTATACATGAGATGGGGCATTATCTGGCGGCGAAACAAAAAGGGCTTGATGTCGGGGCACCTGTATTCATTCCTTTTGTTGGGGCATGGATTGCATTGAAAGAAATGCCGCGTGATGCAGAAACAGAAGCTTATGTTGGTTTTGGCGGACCTTTACTAGGAACGATAGGAGCATTGCTTTGTTATTTCGCAGCCCGTGAATGGAACAATACTTTACTGCTAGCAATCTCTTATTCGGGATTTTTTATTAACTTATTTAATCTTATTCCCATTCCGCCATTAGATGGAGGACGTATTACGGGTGTTTTGTCGCCGCGTTTATGGTTGCTGGGGCTGCCAATTTTAGTGGCAGTTTTCATCTATCATCCAAATCCATTGTTGATTTTTATTGCAATTTTAGCGATTCCGCAAGTTTGGAAAACATTTAAAGATAAAGAAAATGCGGAATCAGAGGCGTATTACTGTGTTTCATTAGAGGCGAAGTTCATGTATGGTACATATTATCTCGCTTTGATCATCTTTTTAGCGATGATGGTAGATGGGGTACATCAACTTTTACCTGCTCGCTAA
- a CDS encoding LemA family protein, translating into MKGWMIAGIVAVIVVVMAVSGYNSLVGMNEDINGKWAQVENQLQRRADLIPNLVNTVKGYAAHEQAAIQSVADARAKLAGAQTPATKAEADGELSGALSRLLMVAENYPNLKADQNFRALQDELAGTENRMTVARQDYNNTVQVFNTKVKTFPSSIYAGMLGFSEREYFKAAETSKTVPEVKF; encoded by the coding sequence ATGAAAGGTTGGATGATTGCTGGTATTGTTGCGGTAATTGTTGTGGTGATGGCAGTGAGTGGATATAATAGTTTGGTTGGAATGAATGAGGATATCAATGGGAAATGGGCGCAGGTGGAAAATCAACTGCAACGCAGGGCTGATTTGATTCCGAATTTAGTCAATACGGTCAAAGGGTATGCTGCCCATGAACAAGCGGCAATTCAGTCAGTGGCAGATGCGAGAGCAAAACTTGCCGGTGCACAAACTCCAGCAACGAAAGCAGAAGCTGATGGTGAATTGAGTGGTGCTTTAAGCAGATTGCTGATGGTAGCAGAAAACTATCCGAATTTAAAAGCGGATCAAAACTTTCGTGCGTTGCAGGATGAACTTGCTGGGACAGAAAATCGTATGACGGTTGCTCGCCAAGATTATAATAATACGGTACAAGTTTTTAATACAAAGGTGAAGACCTTTCCATCCAGTATATATGCGGGAATGTTAGGATTTTCTGAACGTGAATATTTTAAAGCGGCGGAGACTAGTAAAACAGTTCCTGAAGTAAAGTTTTAG
- a CDS encoding TPM domain-containing protein produces MAKAEIPPKPTNSIYVQDYAHVLSDQTKQKINRMGDALQRQTKAQIVVVTTKTLQEMPIEAYSLEILRQWGVGDRTLNNGVVMLVAVDDKKSRLEIGYGLEGALPDGKTGEIQDTYMLPYFKAGDYESGIVNGYFALTNIVADEYGVKVAEQAKPEKAPEPREASFFDTLFTAAGVVGIVALVLLDFIFFGGRFTTLILAILSSRGGRRGGGGGGFGGGSGGGGGSNRGW; encoded by the coding sequence TTGGCAAAGGCAGAGATTCCCCCAAAACCGACAAACAGTATTTATGTGCAGGACTACGCACATGTTCTTTCTGATCAGACAAAGCAGAAAATAAATCGTATGGGTGATGCACTGCAAAGACAAACAAAAGCCCAAATTGTGGTAGTAACAACAAAAACGCTTCAAGAGATGCCGATTGAAGCGTATAGTCTGGAGATTCTTCGTCAATGGGGCGTAGGTGATCGAACTTTAAATAATGGAGTTGTAATGCTGGTTGCGGTGGATGACAAAAAATCAAGATTGGAAATTGGCTATGGATTAGAGGGAGCGCTTCCTGATGGGAAGACCGGTGAAATTCAGGATACGTATATGTTGCCATATTTTAAAGCCGGTGATTATGAAAGTGGTATCGTTAACGGCTATTTTGCTTTAACCAATATTGTTGCTGATGAATATGGTGTAAAGGTGGCTGAACAGGCAAAACCGGAAAAAGCACCTGAACCTCGAGAAGCAAGTTTTTTTGATACATTGTTTACGGCTGCTGGGGTTGTGGGAATTGTAGCCTTGGTACTTTTAGATTTTATATTTTTCGGTGGTCGGTTTACGACGTTAATTCTGGCGATTCTCAGCTCTCGCGGAGGAAGACGAGGAGGCGGCGGAGGCGGATTCGGCGGGGGCTCCGGAGGCGGCGGAGGATCCAATCGCGGTTGGTGA
- the rd gene encoding rubredoxin has protein sequence MAKWACVVCGYIYDEAEGDPDNGIDPGVTFEELGDDFVCPLCGVGKDEFEEVNE, from the coding sequence ATGGCAAAATGGGCTTGTGTAGTTTGCGGTTATATTTATGATGAAGCTGAGGGAGATCCTGATAATGGGATTGATCCGGGTGTGACTTTTGAAGAATTGGGCGATGATTTTGTTTGCCCTTTATGTGGTGTCGGTAAAGATGAATTTGAAGAAGTAAATGAATAA
- a CDS encoding DUF3231 family protein yields MSILDKINEETRVLFNNFFDKEPLNYLEAATLYGVVAQGRYNVALLEVLYNHAQDEDLKVLIKEALSTHTRVVIDQSEEILQENGNQIPNLTFSHRTLHKKSLSIDPDAHLTDGEIAIAVGTMAKASQMAMLTALHQSYQVDVAMMYKDLLNRGLDWDYKLLQLMLKRGWLPRLHKMTH; encoded by the coding sequence ATGTCTATCCTTGACAAAATCAACGAAGAAACACGCGTATTATTTAATAACTTTTTCGACAAAGAACCATTGAATTATCTCGAAGCAGCAACACTCTACGGTGTGGTTGCTCAAGGACGCTACAATGTAGCTTTGTTAGAAGTGTTATACAACCATGCACAAGATGAAGACTTAAAAGTGCTGATTAAAGAAGCTTTATCTACGCATACGCGTGTCGTAATTGACCAATCCGAAGAAATTCTCCAAGAAAACGGAAACCAAATCCCAAATCTAACGTTCAGTCATCGTACGCTTCATAAAAAATCGCTTTCCATCGACCCTGATGCACATTTGACAGATGGAGAAATCGCAATCGCTGTAGGCACCATGGCAAAAGCCTCACAAATGGCAATGCTGACTGCCCTGCATCAGTCCTACCAAGTAGATGTTGCTATGATGTATAAAGATCTCCTCAATCGGGGCTTAGACTGGGATTATAAATTATTGCAGCTCATGCTTAAACGCGGCTGGCTGCCTCGCCTGCACAAAATGACACATTAA
- the mdh gene encoding malate dehydrogenase has translation MKVTVVGAGNVGATVANIIALKGFASELVLLDIKEGVAEGKAMDMMQTSHMMGFDTTIIGSTNDYSKTAGSAVVVITSGIPRKPGMTREQLIGTNAKIVKSVVDEILKYSPDAVFVVISNPMDTMTYLTLKDSGVPKNRIIGMGGMLDSSRFRYYLSQALGCTPTDVDGMVIGGHGDTTMIPLVRFATYRGIPVTQILDKATLDKVVSDTMVGGATLTGLLGTSAWYAPGAAGATVAEAIATDAKKLIPCCVSLDGEYGEKDICIGVPVVLGKNGIEKIVDLKLNAEEKALFDKSVEAVRKTNALLNESLS, from the coding sequence ATGAAAGTTACAGTTGTTGGAGCAGGTAATGTTGGTGCTACAGTTGCGAATATTATCGCATTAAAAGGTTTTGCTAGTGAATTGGTATTATTGGATATCAAAGAAGGTGTTGCAGAAGGTAAAGCTATGGACATGATGCAAACTTCTCATATGATGGGTTTTGATACCACAATTATTGGTTCCACGAATGATTATAGCAAAACAGCTGGTTCTGCAGTCGTTGTAATTACATCCGGTATTCCTCGTAAACCTGGTATGACGCGTGAACAATTAATTGGTACAAATGCAAAAATCGTTAAAAGTGTTGTAGATGAGATTTTAAAATACTCACCAGATGCTGTATTTGTAGTAATTTCCAATCCAATGGATACGATGACTTACTTGACTCTTAAAGATAGCGGCGTTCCTAAAAACCGTATTATTGGTATGGGCGGTATGCTTGACAGCAGTCGTTTCAGATATTATTTAAGCCAAGCTCTAGGTTGCACACCTACGGATGTTGATGGAATGGTAATTGGTGGTCATGGTGATACTACAATGATTCCTCTTGTTCGTTTTGCTACTTATAGAGGTATTCCTGTTACACAAATCTTAGATAAAGCAACTTTGGATAAAGTAGTGTCTGATACTATGGTTGGTGGCGCTACATTAACTGGTCTTCTTGGTACTTCCGCTTGGTATGCACCAGGTGCAGCAGGCGCTACAGTAGCTGAAGCAATTGCAACGGATGCAAAAAAATTAATTCCTTGCTGTGTATCGCTTGATGGTGAATACGGCGAAAAAGATATTTGTATCGGTGTTCCAGTAGTTCTTGGTAAAAACGGTATTGAAAAAATCGTTGATCTTAAATTAAATGCTGAAGAAAAAGCTTTATTTGATAAGAGCGTTGAAGCTGTTCGCAAAACAAACGCATTATTAAATGAATCTTTATCCTAA
- a CDS encoding Cof-type HAD-IIB family hydrolase: MTVKLFVTDLDGTLLNKNHEVSEENKTAIREIAAKGITVTIATGRMYASTLPYAKQLGVDAPIITYNGALIKTVSGEVLFERYLDPAVVAEIYDYCKEQGWYIQSYADDVLYFREHDEKAKSYEFLAGLKGVALGDKLYEVIDKVPKMLIITKDGAESDAVVASLRERFKNSIFATKSNPEYVEIVNPNVNKAVALDILMKKLHLTKEEVMAIGDSDNDLPILKTAGFSIAMGNARDHVKAIVSAVTTDCEHSGVAAAIHQYILNK, from the coding sequence ATGACAGTTAAGTTGTTTGTTACAGATTTAGATGGTACGTTATTGAATAAAAATCATGAAGTTTCGGAAGAAAATAAGACTGCAATTCGTGAGATTGCAGCGAAAGGGATTACAGTAACAATTGCGACTGGAAGAATGTACGCTTCTACGCTTCCTTATGCAAAACAGTTGGGCGTGGATGCACCGATTATTACTTATAATGGAGCATTGATAAAAACTGTTTCGGGTGAAGTGCTCTTTGAGAGATATCTTGATCCTGCTGTTGTTGCGGAAATTTATGATTATTGTAAAGAACAAGGCTGGTATATTCAATCCTATGCAGATGATGTGTTATATTTTAGAGAACATGATGAAAAAGCGAAAAGTTATGAATTTTTGGCAGGATTAAAAGGTGTTGCACTAGGTGACAAATTATATGAAGTTATAGACAAGGTTCCTAAAATGTTAATTATTACGAAGGACGGCGCTGAGAGTGATGCGGTTGTAGCAAGCTTAAGAGAGCGTTTTAAAAATTCTATTTTTGCTACGAAATCAAATCCAGAGTATGTTGAAATTGTCAATCCAAATGTGAATAAAGCAGTTGCATTGGATATTTTAATGAAAAAGCTGCATTTAACAAAAGAGGAAGTCATGGCAATTGGTGATTCGGATAATGATTTGCCAATTTTGAAAACAGCTGGGTTCAGTATTGCGATGGGGAATGCAAGAGATCATGTAAAAGCCATTGTATCAGCGGTGACCACAGATTGTGAGCATAGTGGTGTTGCGGCAGCAATTCATCAATATATTTTAAATAAATAG
- a CDS encoding Cof-type HAD-IIB family hydrolase has translation MAIKLIVTDLDGTLLTDDKMISDRNKAAIAKAQEQGVMVTVATGRMCLAAAHYARLIGVTLPIISCNGGLVRPYTGEALFMHCFEKDLAREVIALCYERNWHVQWYVDDKVYVREFEEKFFKGFKVLGRFSVTEVGDDFENYLDHVIQIVVRDMDGKIEEIQKAVSTQFHGRLTVQQNTNVSVDIDALGINKAVGIEALIRELGIKKEEVMAFGDADNDLDMLGYVGLGVAMGNAIDKAKEIAKVVTADNEHDGVAVAIEKYVLK, from the coding sequence ATGGCGATAAAATTAATTGTGACTGATTTAGATGGAACTTTATTAACGGATGATAAAATGATTTCCGACCGGAATAAAGCGGCAATTGCAAAAGCACAGGAGCAAGGTGTCATGGTAACGGTTGCTACCGGACGGATGTGTCTTGCTGCTGCACATTATGCAAGATTGATAGGGGTTACTTTGCCGATTATCTCTTGCAATGGCGGATTAGTGAGACCTTATACGGGTGAAGCCTTATTTATGCATTGTTTTGAAAAAGATCTTGCTAGAGAAGTGATTGCATTATGCTACGAACGTAACTGGCATGTGCAATGGTATGTAGATGATAAAGTCTATGTGCGCGAATTTGAAGAGAAATTTTTTAAAGGGTTTAAGGTACTCGGTCGTTTTTCAGTGACGGAAGTTGGCGACGATTTCGAAAATTATCTTGATCATGTGATCCAAATTGTAGTTCGTGATATGGATGGAAAAATTGAGGAAATACAAAAGGCGGTCAGCACGCAGTTTCATGGCAGGCTGACGGTACAGCAGAATACGAATGTAAGTGTGGATATCGATGCACTTGGCATTAACAAAGCAGTGGGAATTGAAGCATTAATTCGGGAATTGGGAATAAAAAAAGAGGAAGTCATGGCTTTCGGAGATGCTGATAATGATCTTGATATGTTAGGCTATGTGGGCTTAGGTGTGGCAATGGGAAATGCAATTGATAAAGCAAAAGAAATTGCAAAGGTGGTCACTGCAGATAATGAACATGATGGTGTGGCAGTTGCAATTGAAAAATATGTTTTAAAATAA
- a CDS encoding IS110 family RNA-guided transposase: MDITYERCCGIDVHKKMIVACLICGGKQQLRQFGTTTKELRDLSAWLVDAGCQMIAMESTASYWKPLYNIFELSDLNAMVVNAQHMKALPGRKTDVKDAEWIADLLRHGLLKASYIPDREQRELREISRYRKSLIDERSRELNRLQKMLEGANVKLSSVVSAINGKSSRRLLESIVQDKKLDEDEILRLLHPSMHAKLNEIMACVDGIISPLQRRLLRNVLDHIDDMTKRIEDMDKLIKDYLNKYEEAIAAIDEIPGVGRISAETILAEIGLNMNRFPTERHISSWAGVAPGNHESAGKRKSGKTTHGNTTLKAMLVQCAKAAQKTKGSFFSAQYQRIAARRGKSRAAVAVAHSILIAIYYILKAKVPYRELGSEYYNQFNREKKIQSYLKKLAALGWERPTTATT; the protein is encoded by the coding sequence GTGGACATAACTTATGAGCGTTGTTGTGGGATTGATGTACACAAAAAGATGATAGTTGCCTGTCTAATCTGTGGTGGAAAGCAGCAACTTCGTCAGTTTGGTACAACGACAAAAGAACTGAGAGATTTATCAGCTTGGTTAGTTGACGCCGGTTGTCAAATGATTGCCATGGAAAGTACCGCTTCCTACTGGAAACCATTGTACAATATCTTTGAGCTTTCCGATCTCAATGCCATGGTAGTAAATGCCCAGCACATGAAAGCTTTGCCTGGTCGTAAGACCGACGTCAAAGATGCAGAATGGATTGCCGATCTTCTTCGACATGGGTTACTAAAAGCAAGCTATATTCCAGACCGTGAACAACGGGAACTACGGGAAATCTCTCGCTATCGCAAGAGCTTGATTGATGAGCGAAGCCGAGAGCTGAACCGATTGCAGAAAATGCTAGAAGGAGCCAATGTGAAACTATCCAGTGTAGTAAGTGCCATCAACGGCAAGAGTTCCAGGCGACTTTTGGAAAGCATTGTCCAAGATAAAAAGCTTGATGAAGACGAGATTTTAAGGCTGCTTCATCCTAGTATGCACGCTAAACTCAATGAAATCATGGCTTGCGTTGATGGAATTATTTCGCCCTTGCAACGCAGATTGCTTCGTAATGTCTTGGATCATATTGACGATATGACAAAACGTATCGAAGATATGGACAAACTAATCAAAGACTACTTGAACAAATATGAAGAAGCCATCGCAGCCATAGATGAAATACCGGGTGTTGGGAGAATCAGTGCAGAAACAATCTTAGCGGAAATCGGATTAAATATGAATCGGTTTCCAACCGAAAGACATATTAGTTCTTGGGCTGGTGTGGCGCCAGGTAACCATGAGAGTGCAGGGAAACGAAAGAGTGGAAAAACTACGCATGGAAATACAACATTAAAAGCTATGTTAGTACAATGTGCTAAGGCTGCGCAAAAGACGAAGGGAAGCTTTTTTTCAGCTCAATATCAACGGATTGCAGCGCGAAGAGGAAAAAGCAGAGCCGCCGTAGCTGTGGCTCATTCCATACTAATCGCTATTTACTACATACTAAAAGCAAAAGTTCCTTATCGAGAGTTAGGTTCGGAATATTACAATCAATTTAACCGAGAGAAGAAAATACAATCCTATTTGAAGAAATTAGCGGCTTTGGGTTGGGAGCGCCCCACCACAGCTACAACCTGA
- the rapZ gene encoding RNase adapter RapZ, producing the protein MEDFRLVIITGLSGAGKTQVSRHMEDLGYFCVDNLPPMFIPKFAELCTHSAGRVNRVALVVDTRSREFFDTLMHVLDKMDEQGFTYEIVFMEASDATIIRRYKETRRRHPMAPTSRISDGIAKERERLKLVRGRATHIIDTSDLKKSVLKEKVINWFGSRADGESMNITVLSFGFKFGMPLDADMVLDVRFLPNPFYIESLRPKSGAVPEVAEYIEKWPVTKQFIEKLDDMITFLVPNYVKEGKSQLVIAIGCTGGMHRSVFIAKRIFELLKNQGYAVNLEHRDLMKNEVLEHPQN; encoded by the coding sequence ATGGAAGACTTTCGTCTCGTTATAATCACAGGACTATCTGGAGCAGGTAAGACACAAGTAAGCCGGCATATGGAGGATCTAGGATACTTTTGTGTAGATAATTTACCGCCGATGTTTATTCCTAAATTCGCAGAACTTTGTACACATTCTGCAGGACGCGTGAACAGAGTTGCATTGGTTGTCGATACGAGAAGTCGGGAATTTTTTGATACGCTGATGCATGTTTTAGATAAAATGGATGAACAGGGATTTACTTATGAAATCGTTTTTATGGAAGCGTCTGATGCCACGATTATTCGTCGCTATAAGGAAACGCGCCGCCGTCATCCGATGGCTCCAACTTCACGGATTAGTGATGGGATTGCCAAGGAAAGAGAACGATTGAAACTGGTTCGCGGCAGAGCAACCCATATTATTGATACATCTGATTTAAAAAAATCAGTGTTAAAAGAAAAAGTCATTAACTGGTTTGGCTCAAGAGCCGATGGAGAGTCGATGAATATCACGGTATTGTCTTTTGGGTTTAAATTTGGTATGCCGTTAGATGCAGATATGGTGCTTGATGTACGTTTTCTGCCAAATCCATTTTACATAGAGTCGCTTCGACCTAAAAGCGGTGCAGTGCCAGAGGTTGCTGAATATATAGAAAAATGGCCAGTGACGAAGCAATTTATCGAAAAATTAGATGATATGATTACCTTTTTAGTGCCAAACTATGTAAAGGAAGGTAAGAGTCAATTGGTAATTGCGATTGGCTGTACAGGCGGGATGCATCGTTCTGTATTTATTGCAAAAAGAATTTTTGAACTTTTAAAAAATCAAGGGTATGCAGTAAATTTGGAACATCGTGATCTAATGAAGAATGAAGTTTTAGAACATCCTCAAAATTAG
- a CDS encoding gluconeogenesis factor YvcK family protein: protein MHLLKWLYPGLKFKRWLVLFALGVMLASLGLAFVLNYKYIGNLEEAIFKAVYMSTGTYNYTATAVIGLAVIIVGFAVMLFATRMIIRSVITVLIPDNSDNLVDLIYEKRKLNRGPAITVIGGGTGLSVLLRGIKNATSNVTAVVTVADDGGSSGRLREDLGMIPPGDLRNCLVALADTEPLMEKLFQHRFGGCGDLAGHSFGNLFIAAMTEVLGDVEKALKESSKVLAVKGRVLPASTQRVRLIATMTDGTIVEGESKIPLVHKRIDRVHLYPPEVEPVKSSLDAIADADAIILGPGSLYTSVLPNLLVNGVTETLRKSRATKIYICNVMTQPGETDGYTASMHAKAILDHVGPGVIDYVLVNDQEVNPVIQEKYAKEGSYPVQVDEEALIDLGIRYLKADIVSEADAGHHDPVKLSRNIMNLVNKGSDNIMDYYLMNGKKSKH, encoded by the coding sequence ATGCACTTATTAAAATGGTTATATCCTGGACTAAAATTTAAACGATGGCTGGTTTTGTTTGCACTGGGTGTTATGCTTGCCAGTTTGGGTTTAGCATTTGTTTTAAATTATAAATATATCGGTAATTTGGAAGAAGCCATTTTTAAGGCTGTTTATATGTCGACGGGAACGTATAATTATACGGCAACGGCAGTGATTGGTTTAGCGGTTATCATTGTCGGTTTTGCTGTGATGCTTTTTGCTACACGGATGATTATTCGTTCCGTTATTACGGTTCTCATTCCTGATAATTCGGATAATCTGGTAGATTTGATTTACGAGAAACGTAAACTGAATCGCGGACCAGCAATTACTGTAATTGGTGGTGGGACAGGATTGTCGGTATTGCTTCGTGGAATAAAAAATGCGACGAGTAATGTAACGGCCGTAGTGACGGTGGCTGATGATGGTGGTTCCTCGGGACGTCTTCGGGAAGATTTAGGTATGATTCCACCGGGCGATTTGCGCAATTGCTTGGTAGCACTTGCCGATACAGAGCCTTTGATGGAAAAATTATTTCAGCATCGATTTGGCGGTTGTGGTGATTTGGCCGGGCATAGTTTTGGTAATTTATTTATTGCGGCTATGACAGAGGTGCTCGGTGACGTAGAGAAGGCTTTAAAAGAATCTAGTAAGGTTCTTGCTGTAAAGGGCCGCGTATTACCTGCAAGTACCCAAAGAGTACGCTTGATTGCGACGATGACGGATGGGACAATCGTCGAAGGTGAATCGAAAATTCCGCTTGTACATAAACGGATTGATCGTGTACATCTTTATCCGCCGGAAGTTGAACCAGTCAAGAGTTCACTTGATGCAATCGCTGATGCGGATGCGATTATTTTAGGACCGGGCAGTCTATATACCAGCGTGCTGCCTAATTTGTTAGTCAATGGTGTAACGGAAACACTTCGTAAGAGCCGTGCAACTAAAATTTATATCTGTAATGTAATGACCCAGCCTGGCGAAACCGATGGTTATACAGCTTCTATGCATGCAAAAGCGATTCTTGATCATGTAGGCCCTGGGGTGATTGATTATGTGTTGGTAAATGATCAAGAAGTGAATCCGGTGATTCAAGAAAAATATGCAAAAGAAGGCTCCTATCCTGTGCAAGTGGATGAAGAGGCTCTGATAGATCTGGGGATACGGTATTTAAAAGCGGATATTGTAAGTGAAGCAGATGCTGGTCATCATGATCCGGTAAAATTATCAAGAAACATTATGAATTTAGTAAATAAAGGGTCAGATAATATCATGGATTATTATTTGATGAATGGAAAGAAATCTAAGCATTAA